A stretch of DNA from Vibrio palustris:
TTAAATTCCTATTAGCCTTTCGATTTCAATATGTTAAATCGAGACTTCCAGCAAAGTTAAACTAATATGAATCCGTATAAATTTCAAAATAGAAACGGTGATGTGCATACCATAAAACAAAAAGAAGCCGATGGCGTTTTGCGCATCGGCTTCTTTTTTACCAGTAATAAGACTAAGCCCGCGAATTCAGAAAAATACGTTAGACTGACAGTTCAATAAGACACTCATAATATCACTTTCCAATAAAGAGAGCTGGTACTTAGTAGCTGCACACATCGATATTTCCCAACGAGAGAAGTAAGCGAGTTTATTGCGTTGTTACACCGTATCTATACGAAGAACATAATGATCAAATGCCGTTATCTTACAATAGCCGTGTTTTTCGTAGAGCGCTTTTGCTGCTAAGTTATCTACCGTCGTCGCTAATTTTAGAGAGACACTGTCATTGTTCTTAGCAAATATTTTTACATAATTTAGCAATTCACTAGCGACGCCTTTACCTCGAACGTTCTGTATAACGAATAGATCATTCAAATACCACATTGTTTTCATAGCAACAGATGAAAATGATGGATATAGTTGAACAAAACCTACAGGTTCGCCATCTAGATCGAATGCAATAAAGAACTTTGAATCTTGCTTCGAAAAACGTTCAGATAAGAATTCAGTTGAAGCATTAATATTTGATGGTTGACCATAAAACTGGCGATATAAATCAAAAAGTTTTGAAGCGTCTTCAATATGAGTTTTATCGGCCTGATGAATATCCATTTCAGTGTATTCTCCCTTTATATAAAACACTCAAGTAATGTAATAAGTAATATTGAATAAAATAAGCAATGATGCATAAAAACCAGCGCTTTAGACTTACAAAAAAACCGTTTATAGTATGGTGCTTTGCTTATTTAAGTAGTTAGCAACGCCTACCACCCTGCCTAAACTTTTATGCGGTAACCACTAAATTCAAAACAAACCGAAAATGTCACGCGTTGCGAATTTGCTTGAATTGTTTATGAGCTGATCATGCCAACGATAGCCCACCATCAACGACCAACGTGTGACCGACAATATAACTGGCTTTATCGGATAATAAAAACTCAATTGCATTAACGATTTCATCGATTTCCCCAAAACGATTAAGCGGTACTAAATCAGAAACATCCGCACGGATAGTGGAGTTTTCAAGTTGTTTTTCTTCCCATCGGGGAGTCCACGTTACACCGGGAGCAACCGCATTGATTCGAATTCCTGATTGGATACTTTCTAGGGCAACGGATTGCGTCAACCCCTCAAGCGCGTGTTTAGCAGCACTAAACATTGATGCATTGGGTGTTGGTCTAATACCATTGATGGAGCTTACATTTACTATGGATGCCCCTGCTTCCATTAGTTTTAGTTCAGATCTCAAACACAAGGCTTGGCACAAAAAATCCACATGAAGTGTTTCTTTGAGAAATGAAACATCGACTTGAGGTAGGTAGCCTCTAGAGGAAAGAGTCGGAGAAGCATTATTTACTGCTATATCCAATTTTCCATATTGAGCTTCAATGTGAGTAAATAAACCGTCTAATTGCTGCTCATCCGCAATATCAACCGCCTGGTAATCAACAGATTTTAATTCTGGATATTTTTGCGTTGCTTCAAGCCAAATATTCTTCGAACGCGAGCAAGTAATAACTTTATATCCCTGCTTCACGAACCGAAGAACCGAATACAAACCAATACCTTTTGAGCCACCAGTGACTAATGCAATTTTCAATATAGAACTCCTTTTCTATTTATGAGCTTTGGCGGCTAATGCCGCGTTAAGGTGCACAGCTATGTGTGCCATAATCTTGAGCGAAGCGAAACCAGCACACGGCGCGAGTCTCTCTTAAGTGCTTGTTATACAAATTTTTACAGCTTATCCGCCAACTTCTTAAGGTAAGATTTGGCTAGTTCATTTTTACCTCGGCTTAACCACTTTATACACTCTAAAAGTTCCCAGATTAAGCCTTGGTCACCATTTGTATATGCAGGAAAGTCTTCGTGCTTTGGTGCTGGAGCATCGGTTAATCGTGACTCCACAGCACCCGCTTTATCAAATAGCACTTTGAAAGGTCTTGATATATCAAAAGGTTCGCTTAGATCTAGGCAATATTAACAAGACACCCATAATATCTAATAAACAATAAATCAACCGTCGTTACCGATATATTCGAACCATCATTTTTAATACCTCTAACACACCTATTCCACTCAGAGAGCGTAACGAGTAACTCCCTATTGCTAACTTCATTGTATAGTCGATCATCAAATAGCGCGGTGTTTATAGCAATAACGATACGCCTGACTGGCGCCATACTCGATAACAGCCGTTCTTTGAAAGCCATTTTTCTCGTAAAAACGATGCGCAGTAACACTAAACGTTGGCGTTTCAAGCTCGATAACTGTTCCATAAGACGCTTCGTGTTTAAGAAAATCGAGGGCCGATGTGCCGATGCCTAAGCCTTGACAAGCAGGAGCAATAAACAGCCTATAAAGGTTAATGATTTTATGCACTTGTAAAAAATAAAAACCACCAACAACTTCGCTTTCATGCCTGATCACGTAATAACAATACTTTTCCAAGGCTTTCGCTTGATGATCATAATCATCGTAACCGGGAGGGCCAGAGCCGCATATTGTTCGATCGGGTGAGAAGGCCGATATTTGGATATCCAGAAGGGCCTCAATATCATCTAAAGCCGCTTTTTCAATTGCATACATCCTTGAATCTCTCCGCTGGTGACACCCATGGTATTATAATAATAAGGTACCTATAATATCTAACAATAAAACTGTACAAATATACAGTTAAACACTATATTTTTTATACCTCGTTACCTAATAATTAGAGAGCGGCGTATGCCTAAATCAAGAAGCCAACAAATCAGCTTAGTCGATACACCCTACTATCACTGCGTGTCTCGCTGTGTGCGCCGCGCTTTCTTATGCGGTGATGATGCTGTTACCGGGCAAAACTACGAACACCGGCGCGGCTGGGTTGAGAAACGATTACTGTTTTTAACCCAAGTCTTCGCTATCCAAGTGTGTGCCTATTCGGTGATGAGTAATCATACTCATGTGGTGCTTTTTATTGATGAAGAGGCGGCCAAACATTGGTCAACGATGGACATTGTCACTCGTTGGCATCAATTGCATAAAGGCACGCTCATCACTCAACAATATGTACAAAATGGCGCGGTGCCCGAGCATTTACAGCCTTTATTGGACGCCACCATTGAAACCTATCGCCAACGGTTAATCGACATCAGTTGGTTTATGAGAGAGCTGAACGAATCCATTGCAAGACAAGCCAACCAAGAAGATAACTGCACGGGTCGATTTTGGGAAGGGCGATTTAAATCTCAGGCCTTGCTCGATGAAGCCGCACTCATTGCCTGCATGGCGTATGTCGACCTAAATCCAATTCGAGCCAAGATAGACCACACTCCGGAAACCTCGCATTATACCAGCATTAAGCAGCGTATCGCCGCCGCATTACATCCGGAGCAACCTCACAATCTTTTGCCATTTATTGGCAATCCCAGGCAACATCAGCCGAAGGGGCTCCCCTTCCAGCTTGCTGATTACATCGAATTGGTTGATTTAACGGGGCGAATACTTCGTGATGATAAACGCGGTCACATTGATGTTTCACTGACGCCAATCCTGCAAAGGCTCAATATTCCATCCGACAATTGGCTCATCATTACGAGTGAATTTGAGCAGCACACGCATATAGCGGTGGGCAAAGAAAACAACCTAACACGCTACTATCAACACTGTGATTACCAACGCCGACCGAAAATCACTCAAACCCAAAAGCTACTGGCTTAGTCACGCCATTCATTGCTTGACCAAAACTATAGCGGAACGTCCTCACTCGGCTTGAACAAACTAAAACTTAAGTAAAATGATTAATTCATCACTCAAAACCCAGAATGACTAGAACATTCTAAAATAACATAGTGATGAACGATAGAATGACATCCAAAATAACGCATATTTTCATAATATGGGTGTCTTGTTTATTTGTGTTGTCTGCTTGAGCGTATTGTTGGACGCCAGTGCCTGGATACAGGCCTCTCGCAACGCCCAGGCATCTTCGAACGACTGGTCATTGTGGCTGGCCCACTTCCTTATCGCTTCTTGGTGCAGAGACTTCTTTTCTTCCGTTAGATGCTCAGGGTACATCACGTGCTCCGACAGCAAGGCGTCGAAAGGTGATGAACTTCCTGCGCTCACACCGGTAAAGTCATGTCGCTGGTTTCCGAGTCGAAGATAACAGTGAGCTTCTGGGATAGAAGCAAAACCTGCTCGGTCCAGCACCACTCCAACACCTGGCGTGTTCTGCTCTGACATCGCATAGAGCCCGACAACCAACTCCACTTCCATATGCTCACATTCATGCGCCACCGCGGCCAGTAAGCGATGCTTGAAACTGCATGTGCCTCGCAGCTCATTAAGAACCGACAGAAAATCTCCGGAATCCGAGGGGCGCCCATAAGGCAGCTGCCGGACGTATTCGGCAAGACTGAGAAAATGATCGAAACCAAGTATCCGCACATCTTTGGTAAGCGGGCCATTTTCAGGAAGCTCGAAATCCAGTTTCGGGGTCACGATTTCTCCTTATGGCTTTCAACGCCCTGTTAAGGTGTGAGCAACGCAATACTGAAGCCTCCGCATACCACCTTAA
This window harbors:
- a CDS encoding GNAT family N-acetyltransferase translates to MDIHQADKTHIEDASKLFDLYRQFYGQPSNINASTEFLSERFSKQDSKFFIAFDLDGEPVGFVQLYPSFSSVAMKTMWYLNDLFVIQNVRGKGVASELLNYVKIFAKNNDSVSLKLATTVDNLAAKALYEKHGYCKITAFDHYVLRIDTV
- a CDS encoding SDR family NAD(P)-dependent oxidoreductase; the encoded protein is MKIALVTGGSKGIGLYSVLRFVKQGYKVITCSRSKNIWLEATQKYPELKSVDYQAVDIADEQQLDGLFTHIEAQYGKLDIAVNNASPTLSSRGYLPQVDVSFLKETLHVDFLCQALCLRSELKLMEAGASIVNVSSINGIRPTPNASMFSAAKHALEGLTQSVALESIQSGIRINAVAPGVTWTPRWEEKQLENSTIRADVSDLVPLNRFGEIDEIVNAIEFLLSDKASYIVGHTLVVDGGLSLA
- a CDS encoding GNAT family N-acetyltransferase; its protein translation is MYAIEKAALDDIEALLDIQISAFSPDRTICGSGPPGYDDYDHQAKALEKYCYYVIRHESEVVGGFYFLQVHKIINLYRLFIAPACQGLGIGTSALDFLKHEASYGTVIELETPTFSVTAHRFYEKNGFQRTAVIEYGASQAYRYCYKHRAI
- a CDS encoding transposase; this encodes MPKSRSQQISLVDTPYYHCVSRCVRRAFLCGDDAVTGQNYEHRRGWVEKRLLFLTQVFAIQVCAYSVMSNHTHVVLFIDEEAAKHWSTMDIVTRWHQLHKGTLITQQYVQNGAVPEHLQPLLDATIETYRQRLIDISWFMRELNESIARQANQEDNCTGRFWEGRFKSQALLDEAALIACMAYVDLNPIRAKIDHTPETSHYTSIKQRIAAALHPEQPHNLLPFIGNPRQHQPKGLPFQLADYIELVDLTGRILRDDKRGHIDVSLTPILQRLNIPSDNWLIITSEFEQHTHIAVGKENNLTRYYQHCDYQRRPKITQTQKLLA